Genomic segment of bacterium:
ATGCCGCAATCGCACTCTGGGAGCGCCACGTGCTGTTGGGCGTAGGTGCGGGAAACTTCGAGCTGGAGCTGGACCGCGTGGGGCTGCACGGCATCCGCACGCACGCCAACAGCGCCTACTTGCAGGCGCTGGCCGAGACGGGCATCGTGGGCTTGACCGTGCAGATCGCTCTGGCCCTGGCCGCCATCATCCCCTACGCGCGGCGCGCGCGCGAGAGCGCGCTCTGCGCGGGCGTTGCCGCCGGCTCCATCGCATTGGCCCTGCATGGCATCGCCGACACGTTGACGTTCTTCGAAAAAGTCGGCCAGTTCTGGATCTGCGTCTGCGCGCTCCCCGCGGCAGGCGCAGGGCCTGCCCTGCAAGA
This window contains:
- a CDS encoding O-antigen ligase family protein, with translation GALGVLAGLALTAFVVARARIGASWHLFSLPSAIFGRADTTYVGSIGTRSQLWHAAIALWERHVLLGVGAGNFELELDRVGLHGIRTHANSAYLQALAETGIVGLTVQIALALAAIIPYARRARESALCAGVAAGSIALALHGIADTLTFFEKVGQFWICVCALPAAGAGPALQDKKRQGDDTRRR